ATGCCCTGGCGGCACGTGCTGGGGCATGCCCCGTATACCCGCAGCCATTGGCTGCCGCTCCACTGCGAGTTGGCGGCGGAGCATTTTTACGAGGCGGGCGGGAACAATTCGAACGCAGATTCGACTTGACGAATCAGGACTCGTCGAGGGGAATTGAGGTCGAAGGCGGCGACCGTGGCGCGGCCAATCGGAGTTAGGCCGACTAGGTGGTATTCGTGCCAAGCAAAGTGCTCGTCCCAGCGGTCGGTGCGCGGGTTGAATAAGGGCGTTGAATCGCCTGAGTGTGGATCGGCAGCAACCGTACGATCCGACTTGCGGAGGTTGCAACTTGGGCAGGCCCAGGCAAGATTGTCGAGGCCATCGCCGCCCCCCTTCGATCGCGGAACGGCATGCTCAAGATGGAAGCTTGCTCCTTGCAGCGACTGGTGCATGCGGCAGTACTCGCACCGTTGACCGGCTCGCTCTTCGACGGTGGAATCGAGATCGCGACGCGCGCTCATGTGGGGCGACGGCCGAGAAGAAGTAACGCTTCAGCCCTTACGAGCGATAATCGCTCGCTCAGCTCAACTAGCGATTCCAATTCCTCGCGTTCGCCCGCGGCAAGTTGGCCTTCGTTGTTGCGGTCCATCAGCTGCTGCAGGCGCTCGTCCGACTTTGTCGGAAGACGAAGCTGCCCAATGGTCTCGACCCATTCCACGGGGGCGTCAACGGTGGTATTCATCGAATTGCTGCCATTGAGGGCGTGACGCGACTGACCGGCTAGAATTTAGTATACCCCGTCAGCATCTTCCGGCCAAAGCGAGATCAAGTTTGAACGATTCATCGCCGCTATTCATTCAGATTGCCACCACAGCCGGCAGCCGCGAAGAGGCGGATCGAATTGCGACGGCGTTGGTCGATCGCAGCCTAGCGGCTTGCGTGCAGATTGTCGGTCCGATGCAGAGCGTTTATCGCTGGCAGGGGCAGATTGATCGCAGCGAGGAGTGGCTTTGCCAGATCAAGACGACGCGGCAACATTACGCGGCGGTCGAAGCGGCGATTCGGGAGTTGCACTCGTATGAGTGCCCGGAGGTCATCGCGACGCCGATTGTGGCGGGCAGTGCGGCGTATTTGCAGTGGCTAGCTGAGCAAACATCCTAGCCCCGAGCTCCGCCCGGGGGTGGCATATCGCGGGACGACGCCGATCGTTGTGGATACCGACCCCCTGGCGGAGCCAGGGGCTAGAAGACCACAAGGCGAGCCGTTGAATCAGTTGCTAATCGACCGGAAGTTGTTGAAGTTCAAATTGCCGAACGCGAACTGCGGGAACATCGCGTAAAGGCCGTTCGTGAAGAACTCGCTGATCCATTCGTCGGCGACGCGGATTGGCGTCTTCGGCACGATGACGATGTCGGAGTCGTTCAGCCAGATTTCGTCGGCCGGCGTTGGGCGTTTGCCGTAGAGGCCGCCTTGGATGTCGAACATCGAGGCCATCAGCCGCCAGTCGTCGCCGCGGCGGAAGACGACCACTTGGCGAAGGTTGCCGCCGTTTAAGTGGCCGCCGGCCATCGTCACGGCTTGCATCAGCGTCGTCGGGCCTTCGAGCACAAATCGGCCTGGCTGCCGCACTTCGCCGCCGATGAAGACGTACCGCGGCGCCCGTTGCGTGAGGACCGGCGTGATGTCGACGCCGGGGATCGCGGCATCGTAGCGGGCGTCGACTTCAACCTTCAGTTCGTCGACCGTGAGGCCTTGAGCGCAAATCGGGCCGAGGGCCGGCAGGAAGAGCCGGCCATCGGGGTTCACGGTTGATTCGAGTTGCTGGCCGCCGTTCCCTTGGCGGGCGACGAC
This sequence is a window from Lacipirellula parvula. Protein-coding genes within it:
- a CDS encoding HNH endonuclease, whose protein sequence is MSARRDLDSTVEERAGQRCEYCRMHQSLQGASFHLEHAVPRSKGGGDGLDNLAWACPSCNLRKSDRTVAADPHSGDSTPLFNPRTDRWDEHFAWHEYHLVGLTPIGRATVAAFDLNSPRRVLIRQVESAFELFPPAS
- the cutA gene encoding divalent-cation tolerance protein CutA, producing MNDSSPLFIQIATTAGSREEADRIATALVDRSLAACVQIVGPMQSVYRWQGQIDRSEEWLCQIKTTRQHYAAVEAAIRELHSYECPEVIATPIVAGSAAYLQWLAEQTS